A part of Capsicum annuum cultivar UCD-10X-F1 chromosome 6, UCD10Xv1.1, whole genome shotgun sequence genomic DNA contains:
- the LOC107872925 gene encoding tubulin--tyrosine ligase-like protein 12 isoform X2: protein MRRLQSYEDFIKVHGVLLAAAGIPQSLHSLLFQKISSDTFDGGRFFQIEPLDDGRQRRLLFTSDFMAKHSNLFLVDHAWTFRLSDAYKQLCEVPGLAERMAALMCVDIDLNSADEEAGDVEGGAGEEDSSKLSAAEIMEREMCKVKEGLDDTRWLELEELDIDDDMFVSLDLPDKFPNLLALSLCNNNLRDVEVVSKEVARLKNLKALWLNNNPILEHSNSEAAIIQGCPGLEICNSKFTSNYGEWALGFCGGIYDKDNAGCAHQRDRPLKSVTSLDLSNRSIRNLMNKAFNPNEITSLSYLNLRGNPLDQNSLSDLLQLLKGFSCLHSLEVDIPGPLGESAAEIVKALPNLSQLNGINTSKILEFGTSVVDSMLQPRLPEWAAGEPLTDRVINAMWLYLMTYRLADEEKIDETSVWYVMDELGSALRHSDKPNFRVSPFLYMPEGNLASAVSYSILWPIDDVREGDECTRDYLFGIGEEKQRSARLTAWFHTPRNYFVKEYEKYKNKLQSIKIASPIPGSSITSSPCRGDGRALRVYADIPQVEEYLTRPEFVITTEPKDADIIWTSMQIDEETKKTTGINDEQYINQFPFEACLVMKHHLAETIQKAHGLVEWLQPTYNLETQLSQLIGDFHLRESEKLDNLWILKPWNMARTIDTTITSNLSAIIRLMETGPKISQKYIEHPALLNGRKFDLRYIVLVRSMNPLEIFLAEVFWVRLANNTYTLEKHSFDEYETHFTVMNYRGRLNHMNTPDFVKEFEKEHEVNWQDIHSRIRNMIKSAFKAAAAVHPEMHHSKSRAMYGVDVMLDCHFQPKLLEIFFGCRLPTALTVLGQSHMILKLSLVEEKLLKEKISITISSAVSF, encoded by the exons ATGAGGAGACTTCAATCCTACGAGGACTTCATTAAGGTCCACGGCGTACTTCTAGCGGCGGCCGGCATCCCCCAATCACTCCACAGCCTTCTCTTTCAGAAGATCTCCTCAGACACTTTCGACGGCGGCCGCTTTTTTCAGATTGAACCGCTCGATGATGGCCGACAAAGAAGGCTACTTTTCACTTCtgatttcatggccaaacactcCAATCTCTTCCTTGTTGATCATGCTTGGACTTTTCGCCTATCCGATGCTTATAAGCAG TTGTGTGAAGTTCCGGGTTTAGCAGAAAGAATGGCTGCATTAATGTGTGTAGATATTGATTTGAACTCAGCGGATGAGGAGGCAGGTGATGTAGAGGGAGGTGCAGGTGAAGAGGATAGTAGCAAATTGAGTGCTGCAGAAATAATGGAGAGAGAAATGTGCAAGGTAAAAGAAGGCTTGGATGATACGAGATGGTTGGAGCTTGAGGAACTTGACATTGATGATGACATGTTTGTATCTCTTGATTTGCCTGATAAATTTCCG AACTTACTGGCATTGAGCCTGTGTAACAACAATCTAAGGGATGTTGAGGTTGTTTCGAAGGAAGTTGCCCGACTCAAAAATCTTAAAGCTCTCTGGTTGAATAATAATCCAATTTTGGAGCATAG TAATTCAGAGGCTGCAATCATTCAGGGTTGTCCTGGTTTGGAAATTTGCAACTCAAAATTTACATCTAACTACGGAGAGTGGGCATTAGGATTTTGTGGTGGAATTTATGATAAAGACAATGCAGGCTGTGCCCATCAAAGAGATCGTCCTTTGAAGAGTGTGACATCTCTAGACCTTAGTAACAGGTCTATTCGCAATCTGATGAACAAG GCATTTAATCCAAATGAGATCACATCTCTTTCTTATTTGAACTTGCGTGGAAATCCATTAGACCAGAATTCTCTTAGCGATTTATTGCAGCTTCTTAAAGGATTCAGTTGCTTGCATTCTCTGGAG GTGGATATCCCAGGGCCTTTAGGAGAAAGTGCTGCTGAAATTGTTAAAGCCCTGCCTAATCTTTCCCAACTAAATGGAATAAACACATCCAAAATATTGGAGTTTGGTACGTCTGTGGTTGATTCAATGTTGCAACCACGTCTTCCTGAATGGGCTGCTGGAGAACCTCTAACAGATCGTGTCATAAATGCTATGTGGTTGTACTTAATGACGTATCGACTTGCTGATGAAGAAAAGATTGATGAAACGTCTGTATG GTATGTAATGGATGAACTTGGGTCTGCTTTGCGTCATAGCGATAAGCCAAACTTTAGAGTATCTCCTTTTCTCTACATGCCGGAGGGCAACTTGGCATCAGCTGTGAG ttattcaattcTTTGGCCGATTGATGATGTTCGAGAAGGTGATGAGTGCACGCGTGATTACCTATTTGGTATTGGGGAAGAGAAGCAACGATCTGCTCGCCTAACTGCTTGGTTCCATACACCAAGAAATTATTTTGTCAaa GAATATGAAAAATACAAGAACAAATTGCAATCAATCAAAATTGCAAGCCCAATACCAGGGTCATCAATTACAAGTAGTCCGTGTCGTGGTGATGGACGTGCTTTACGTGTGTACGCTGACATACCTCAAGTGGAAGAATATCTGACTCGTCCTGAGTTTGTTATCA CAACTGAGCCCAAAGATGCAGACATTATATGGACAAGCATGCAGATAGATGAAGAGACAAAGAAGACAACAGGAATAAATGACGAACAGTATATAAATCAATTTCCATTTGAGGCTTGCCTGGTTATGAAACATCATTTAGCTGAAACTATTCAGAAG GCTCATGGCTTGGTCGAATGGCTTCAGCCTACCTATAATCTTGAAACACAGCTAAGTCAACTTATTGGAGATTTTCACCTTCGTGAAAGTGAGAAACTAGACAATTTGTGGATCTTGAAGCCATGGAACATGGCAAGAACTATTGATACGACAATAACTAGCAACTTATCTGCTATTATTCGTCTCATGGAGACTGGCCCAAAAATCAGTCAGAAGTACATTGAGCATCCTGCTCTACTTAACGGGAGAAAATTTGATCTCCGATATATTGTCTTGGTTCGCAGTATGAATCCCCTGGAGATCTTCCTTGCAGAAGTTTTCTGG GTTAGATTGGCAAACAACACATACACTTTGGAGAAACATAGCTTTGATGAATATGAGACTCATTTTACTGTGATG AACTACAGAGGCAGGTTGAACCATATGAATACTCCAGATTTTGTGAAAGAATTTGAGAAGGAACATGAGG TTAACTGGCAGGATATCCACTCAAGGATTAGAAATATGATCAAATCGGCTTTTAAAGCAGCAGCTGCTGTTCATCCAGAAATGCATCATAGCAAATCTAGGGCAATGTATGGGGTTGATGTCATGCTTGATTGCCATTTTCAGCCTAAATTACTGGAG ATATTTTTTGGGTGCAGATTACCTACTGCCCTGACTGTACTAGGGCAGTCACATATGATACTGAAGCTGTCGTTGGTGGAGGAGAAACTGTTAAAGGAAAAGATTTCTATAACTATATCTTCGGCTGTCTCTTTTTAA
- the LOC107872925 gene encoding tubulin--tyrosine ligase-like protein 12 isoform X1, which translates to MRRLQSYEDFIKVHGVLLAAAGIPQSLHSLLFQKISSDTFDGGRFFQIEPLDDGRQRRLLFTSDFMAKHSNLFLVDHAWTFRLSDAYKQLCEVPGLAERMAALMCVDIDLNSADEEAGDVEGGAGEEDSSKLSAAEIMEREMCKVKEGLDDTRWLELEELDIDDDMFVSLDLPDKFPNLLALSLCNNNLRDVEVVSKEVARLKNLKALWLNNNPILEHSNSEAAIIQGCPGLEICNSKFTSNYGEWALGFCGGIYDKDNAGCAHQRDRPLKSVTSLDLSNRSIRNLMNKAFNPNEITSLSYLNLRGNPLDQNSLSDLLQLLKGFSCLHSLEVDIPGPLGESAAEIVKALPNLSQLNGINTSKILEFGTSVVDSMLQPRLPEWAAGEPLTDRVINAMWLYLMTYRLADEEKIDETSVWYVMDELGSALRHSDKPNFRVSPFLYMPEGNLASAVSYSILWPIDDVREGDECTRDYLFGIGEEKQRSARLTAWFHTPRNYFVKEYEKYKNKLQSIKIASPIPGSSITSSPCRGDGRALRVYADIPQVEEYLTRPEFVITTEPKDADIIWTSMQIDEETKKTTGINDEQYINQFPFEACLVMKHHLAETIQKAHGLVEWLQPTYNLETQLSQLIGDFHLRESEKLDNLWILKPWNMARTIDTTITSNLSAIIRLMETGPKISQKYIEHPALLNGRKFDLRYIVLVRSMNPLEIFLAEVFWVRLANNTYTLEKHSFDEYETHFTVMNYRGRLNHMNTPDFVKEFEKEHEVNWQDIHSRIRNMIKSAFKAAAAVHPEMHHSKSRAMYGVDVMLDCHFQPKLLEITYCPDCTRAVTYDTEAVVGGGETVKGKDFYNYIFGCLFLNEASHVSQL; encoded by the exons ATGAGGAGACTTCAATCCTACGAGGACTTCATTAAGGTCCACGGCGTACTTCTAGCGGCGGCCGGCATCCCCCAATCACTCCACAGCCTTCTCTTTCAGAAGATCTCCTCAGACACTTTCGACGGCGGCCGCTTTTTTCAGATTGAACCGCTCGATGATGGCCGACAAAGAAGGCTACTTTTCACTTCtgatttcatggccaaacactcCAATCTCTTCCTTGTTGATCATGCTTGGACTTTTCGCCTATCCGATGCTTATAAGCAG TTGTGTGAAGTTCCGGGTTTAGCAGAAAGAATGGCTGCATTAATGTGTGTAGATATTGATTTGAACTCAGCGGATGAGGAGGCAGGTGATGTAGAGGGAGGTGCAGGTGAAGAGGATAGTAGCAAATTGAGTGCTGCAGAAATAATGGAGAGAGAAATGTGCAAGGTAAAAGAAGGCTTGGATGATACGAGATGGTTGGAGCTTGAGGAACTTGACATTGATGATGACATGTTTGTATCTCTTGATTTGCCTGATAAATTTCCG AACTTACTGGCATTGAGCCTGTGTAACAACAATCTAAGGGATGTTGAGGTTGTTTCGAAGGAAGTTGCCCGACTCAAAAATCTTAAAGCTCTCTGGTTGAATAATAATCCAATTTTGGAGCATAG TAATTCAGAGGCTGCAATCATTCAGGGTTGTCCTGGTTTGGAAATTTGCAACTCAAAATTTACATCTAACTACGGAGAGTGGGCATTAGGATTTTGTGGTGGAATTTATGATAAAGACAATGCAGGCTGTGCCCATCAAAGAGATCGTCCTTTGAAGAGTGTGACATCTCTAGACCTTAGTAACAGGTCTATTCGCAATCTGATGAACAAG GCATTTAATCCAAATGAGATCACATCTCTTTCTTATTTGAACTTGCGTGGAAATCCATTAGACCAGAATTCTCTTAGCGATTTATTGCAGCTTCTTAAAGGATTCAGTTGCTTGCATTCTCTGGAG GTGGATATCCCAGGGCCTTTAGGAGAAAGTGCTGCTGAAATTGTTAAAGCCCTGCCTAATCTTTCCCAACTAAATGGAATAAACACATCCAAAATATTGGAGTTTGGTACGTCTGTGGTTGATTCAATGTTGCAACCACGTCTTCCTGAATGGGCTGCTGGAGAACCTCTAACAGATCGTGTCATAAATGCTATGTGGTTGTACTTAATGACGTATCGACTTGCTGATGAAGAAAAGATTGATGAAACGTCTGTATG GTATGTAATGGATGAACTTGGGTCTGCTTTGCGTCATAGCGATAAGCCAAACTTTAGAGTATCTCCTTTTCTCTACATGCCGGAGGGCAACTTGGCATCAGCTGTGAG ttattcaattcTTTGGCCGATTGATGATGTTCGAGAAGGTGATGAGTGCACGCGTGATTACCTATTTGGTATTGGGGAAGAGAAGCAACGATCTGCTCGCCTAACTGCTTGGTTCCATACACCAAGAAATTATTTTGTCAaa GAATATGAAAAATACAAGAACAAATTGCAATCAATCAAAATTGCAAGCCCAATACCAGGGTCATCAATTACAAGTAGTCCGTGTCGTGGTGATGGACGTGCTTTACGTGTGTACGCTGACATACCTCAAGTGGAAGAATATCTGACTCGTCCTGAGTTTGTTATCA CAACTGAGCCCAAAGATGCAGACATTATATGGACAAGCATGCAGATAGATGAAGAGACAAAGAAGACAACAGGAATAAATGACGAACAGTATATAAATCAATTTCCATTTGAGGCTTGCCTGGTTATGAAACATCATTTAGCTGAAACTATTCAGAAG GCTCATGGCTTGGTCGAATGGCTTCAGCCTACCTATAATCTTGAAACACAGCTAAGTCAACTTATTGGAGATTTTCACCTTCGTGAAAGTGAGAAACTAGACAATTTGTGGATCTTGAAGCCATGGAACATGGCAAGAACTATTGATACGACAATAACTAGCAACTTATCTGCTATTATTCGTCTCATGGAGACTGGCCCAAAAATCAGTCAGAAGTACATTGAGCATCCTGCTCTACTTAACGGGAGAAAATTTGATCTCCGATATATTGTCTTGGTTCGCAGTATGAATCCCCTGGAGATCTTCCTTGCAGAAGTTTTCTGG GTTAGATTGGCAAACAACACATACACTTTGGAGAAACATAGCTTTGATGAATATGAGACTCATTTTACTGTGATG AACTACAGAGGCAGGTTGAACCATATGAATACTCCAGATTTTGTGAAAGAATTTGAGAAGGAACATGAGG TTAACTGGCAGGATATCCACTCAAGGATTAGAAATATGATCAAATCGGCTTTTAAAGCAGCAGCTGCTGTTCATCCAGAAATGCATCATAGCAAATCTAGGGCAATGTATGGGGTTGATGTCATGCTTGATTGCCATTTTCAGCCTAAATTACTGGAG ATTACCTACTGCCCTGACTGTACTAGGGCAGTCACATATGATACTGAAGCTGTCGTTGGTGGAGGAGAAACTGTTAAAGGAAAAGATTTCTATAACTATATCTTCGGCTGTCTCTTTTTAAATGAAGCTAGTCATGTTTCCCAATTGTGA